In Triticum aestivum cultivar Chinese Spring chromosome 5B, IWGSC CS RefSeq v2.1, whole genome shotgun sequence, the following proteins share a genomic window:
- the LOC123115838 gene encoding oligopeptide transporter 1 isoform X1, translating into MAETRYDAEEEVNDHPIEEVRNTVPITDDPSEPSLTIRTWVLGMSSCMLLAFVNEFFMYRSNQLSIGTVVVQIATLPIGRFMASALPAKLIRVPLVGWSFALNPGPFSLKEHCLITIFAGAGASGVYAMNIIAIVKVFYKREINPYAAMLLAQTTQLLGYGWAGLFRTYLVDSAYMWWPLNLVQVTLFRAMHEEEKRTKGQLTRLQFFIIVLVCSFAYYLIPSYLFPAASTLSALCWFFKDSVTAQQIGSGLKGLGVGSFGLDWNTIAGFIGNPLASPAFAIFNIMAGFSLGNYLAVPLLYWTNTYNAKRFPIVSSHVFDAAGGRYDTNRILDPKSFTLNLHEYNAYSRINLSVLFAINYGFGFAGLMSTLSHVALYHGKEIFDLWRKAASEKGKEHDVHTRIMKRNYRSVPQWWFHLMLVLVLALSLFTCEGFGGQLQLPYWGLLLACAIALTFTLPIGIITATTNMQPGLNIITELIIGYLYPGKPLANVVFKTYGYISMGQALTFVSDFKLGHYMKIPPRSMFLVQLAGTVIASTVHFVTAWCLLTTVKNICDVDALPEGSPWTCPGDDVFYNASIIWGVVGPLRMFGRLGNYWEMNYFFLIGIIAPVPIWLLCRRYPHNTFLKSINIPLIFAGAGGLLPARSVNFVMWGLVGIIFNHFIYKRYKAWWMRHTYVLAAGIDAGVAFMGVLTFISLGYFDIYGVRWWGGVADDHCPLASCPTAPGVIAKGCPIVK; encoded by the exons ATGGCAGAAACCCGCT ACGATGCAGAAGAAGAGGTGAACGACCACCCGATCGAGGAGGTCCGGAACACGGTGCCGATCACCGACGACCCGTCGGAGCCGTCCCTGACGATCCGAACATGGGTGCTGGGGATGTCGTCCTGCATGCTTCTGGCCTTCGTCAACGAGTTCTTCATGTACCGGTCCAACCAGCTGAGCATCGGCACCGTGGTGGTGCAGATCGCCACCCTGCCCATCGGCCGGTTCATGGCGTCGGCGCTTCCGGCGAAGCTCATACGCGTCCCGCTCGTCGGCTGGTCCTTCGCCCTCAACCCGGGCCCTTTCAGTCTCAAGGAGCACTGCCTCATCACCATCTTCGCCGGCGCGGGCGCCAGCGGCGTCTATGCCATGAATATCATCGCCATCGTCAAGGTCTTCTATAAGCGGGAGATCAACCCCTACGCGGCCATGCTGCTCGCGCAAACAACCCAG TTGCTTGGGTACGGATGGGCTGGCTTGTTTAGGACGTACCTGGTGGATTCAGCCTACATGTGGTGGCCTCTAAACCTTGTCCAGGTCACCCTGTTCAG GGCGATGCACGAGGAGGAGAAGAGGACCAAGGGGCAGCTGACACGGCTGCAATTCTTCATCATCGTGTTGGTCTGCAGCTTTGCCTACTACCTGATCCCCAGCTACCTGTTCCCGGCGGCCAGCACCCTCTCGGCGCTCTGCTGGTTCTTCAAGGACTCTGTGACGGCGCAGCAGATCGGCTCCGGCCTCAAGGGCCTCGGCGTCGGCTCCTTCGGCCTCGACTGGAACACCATCGCAGGGTTTATCGGCAACCCGCTCGCCTCCCCGGCGTTCGCCATCTTCAACATCATGGCCGGCTTCTCCCTCGGCAACTATTTAGCAGTGCCGCTCCTCTACTGGACTAACACCTACAATGCCAAGCGGTTCCCCATCGTTTCGTCGCACGTCTTCGACGCTGCCGGGGGCCGCTATGACACCAACCGCATCCTCGACCCCAAGAGCTTCACGCTCAACCTCCATGAGTACAACGCCTACAGCCGCATTAACCTCAGCGTGCTCTTCGCCATCAACTACGGATTCGGCTTCGCTGGCCTCATGTCCACGCTCTCACATGTTGCGCTCTACCATGGCAA GGAGATTTTTGATCTATGGCGGAAGGCAGCGTCAGAGAAGGGCAAGGAGCATGATGTGCACACCAGGATCATGAAGAGGAACTACAGGTCTGTTCCGCAGTGGTGGTTCCACCTAATGTTGGTCCTCGTGCTGGCTCTGTCATTGTTCACATGCGAGGGTTTCGGAGGACAGTTGCAACTACCGTATTGGGGACTCCTCCTCGCTTGTGCCATCGCCTTAACCTTCACGCTGCCCATCGGCATCATCACTGCAACGACAAATATG CAACCTGGATTAAATATCATCACCGAGCTCATCATCGGGTACCTCTACCCTGGGAAGCCATTGGCCAATGTAGTATTCAAGACATATGGCTACATAAGCATGGGGCAGGCACTAACATTCGTGTCGGATTTCAAGCTTGGGCATTACATGAAGATACCCCCAAGGTCCATGTTCTTAGTGCAATTAGCTGGGACCGTCATAGCGTCAACGGTGCACTTCGTGACTGCGTGGTGCCTGCTAACAACGGTGAAGAACATATGTGACGTTGATGCCCTACCGGAGGGCAGCCCCTGGACGTGTCCAGGAGACGACGTCTTTTACAATGCATCCATCATCTGGGGTGTCGTTGGACCTCTGCGTATGTTTGGACGCCTCGGCAACTACTGGGAGATGAACTACTTCTTCCTCATCGGGATCATTGCACCGGTGCCCATTTGGCTGCTATGTCGTCGGTACCCGCACAACACTTTCCTCAAAAGCATCAATATTCCACTCATCTTCGCTGGCGCCGGTGGACTCCTCCCAGCACGATCTGTAAACTTTGTCATGTGGGGACTCGTAGGCATCATATTCAACCACTTCATATACAAACGATACAAGGCATGGTGGATGAGGCACACCTACGTGCTCGCTGCAGGGATTGATGCCGGTGTCGCATTCATGGGAGTGCTCACATTCATATCGCTAGGCTACTTTGACATATATGGGGTGAGGTGGTGGGGTGGTGTTGCCGATGACCACTGTCCTTTGGCGTCATGCCCAACGGCACCAGGAGTAATAGCCAAGGGATGCCCAATTGTCAAGTGA
- the LOC123115838 gene encoding oligopeptide transporter 1 isoform X2, giving the protein MSSCMLLAFVNEFFMYRSNQLSIGTVVVQIATLPIGRFMASALPAKLIRVPLVGWSFALNPGPFSLKEHCLITIFAGAGASGVYAMNIIAIVKVFYKREINPYAAMLLAQTTQLLGYGWAGLFRTYLVDSAYMWWPLNLVQVTLFRAMHEEEKRTKGQLTRLQFFIIVLVCSFAYYLIPSYLFPAASTLSALCWFFKDSVTAQQIGSGLKGLGVGSFGLDWNTIAGFIGNPLASPAFAIFNIMAGFSLGNYLAVPLLYWTNTYNAKRFPIVSSHVFDAAGGRYDTNRILDPKSFTLNLHEYNAYSRINLSVLFAINYGFGFAGLMSTLSHVALYHGKEIFDLWRKAASEKGKEHDVHTRIMKRNYRSVPQWWFHLMLVLVLALSLFTCEGFGGQLQLPYWGLLLACAIALTFTLPIGIITATTNMQPGLNIITELIIGYLYPGKPLANVVFKTYGYISMGQALTFVSDFKLGHYMKIPPRSMFLVQLAGTVIASTVHFVTAWCLLTTVKNICDVDALPEGSPWTCPGDDVFYNASIIWGVVGPLRMFGRLGNYWEMNYFFLIGIIAPVPIWLLCRRYPHNTFLKSINIPLIFAGAGGLLPARSVNFVMWGLVGIIFNHFIYKRYKAWWMRHTYVLAAGIDAGVAFMGVLTFISLGYFDIYGVRWWGGVADDHCPLASCPTAPGVIAKGCPIVK; this is encoded by the exons ATGTCGTCCTGCATGCTTCTGGCCTTCGTCAACGAGTTCTTCATGTACCGGTCCAACCAGCTGAGCATCGGCACCGTGGTGGTGCAGATCGCCACCCTGCCCATCGGCCGGTTCATGGCGTCGGCGCTTCCGGCGAAGCTCATACGCGTCCCGCTCGTCGGCTGGTCCTTCGCCCTCAACCCGGGCCCTTTCAGTCTCAAGGAGCACTGCCTCATCACCATCTTCGCCGGCGCGGGCGCCAGCGGCGTCTATGCCATGAATATCATCGCCATCGTCAAGGTCTTCTATAAGCGGGAGATCAACCCCTACGCGGCCATGCTGCTCGCGCAAACAACCCAG TTGCTTGGGTACGGATGGGCTGGCTTGTTTAGGACGTACCTGGTGGATTCAGCCTACATGTGGTGGCCTCTAAACCTTGTCCAGGTCACCCTGTTCAG GGCGATGCACGAGGAGGAGAAGAGGACCAAGGGGCAGCTGACACGGCTGCAATTCTTCATCATCGTGTTGGTCTGCAGCTTTGCCTACTACCTGATCCCCAGCTACCTGTTCCCGGCGGCCAGCACCCTCTCGGCGCTCTGCTGGTTCTTCAAGGACTCTGTGACGGCGCAGCAGATCGGCTCCGGCCTCAAGGGCCTCGGCGTCGGCTCCTTCGGCCTCGACTGGAACACCATCGCAGGGTTTATCGGCAACCCGCTCGCCTCCCCGGCGTTCGCCATCTTCAACATCATGGCCGGCTTCTCCCTCGGCAACTATTTAGCAGTGCCGCTCCTCTACTGGACTAACACCTACAATGCCAAGCGGTTCCCCATCGTTTCGTCGCACGTCTTCGACGCTGCCGGGGGCCGCTATGACACCAACCGCATCCTCGACCCCAAGAGCTTCACGCTCAACCTCCATGAGTACAACGCCTACAGCCGCATTAACCTCAGCGTGCTCTTCGCCATCAACTACGGATTCGGCTTCGCTGGCCTCATGTCCACGCTCTCACATGTTGCGCTCTACCATGGCAA GGAGATTTTTGATCTATGGCGGAAGGCAGCGTCAGAGAAGGGCAAGGAGCATGATGTGCACACCAGGATCATGAAGAGGAACTACAGGTCTGTTCCGCAGTGGTGGTTCCACCTAATGTTGGTCCTCGTGCTGGCTCTGTCATTGTTCACATGCGAGGGTTTCGGAGGACAGTTGCAACTACCGTATTGGGGACTCCTCCTCGCTTGTGCCATCGCCTTAACCTTCACGCTGCCCATCGGCATCATCACTGCAACGACAAATATG CAACCTGGATTAAATATCATCACCGAGCTCATCATCGGGTACCTCTACCCTGGGAAGCCATTGGCCAATGTAGTATTCAAGACATATGGCTACATAAGCATGGGGCAGGCACTAACATTCGTGTCGGATTTCAAGCTTGGGCATTACATGAAGATACCCCCAAGGTCCATGTTCTTAGTGCAATTAGCTGGGACCGTCATAGCGTCAACGGTGCACTTCGTGACTGCGTGGTGCCTGCTAACAACGGTGAAGAACATATGTGACGTTGATGCCCTACCGGAGGGCAGCCCCTGGACGTGTCCAGGAGACGACGTCTTTTACAATGCATCCATCATCTGGGGTGTCGTTGGACCTCTGCGTATGTTTGGACGCCTCGGCAACTACTGGGAGATGAACTACTTCTTCCTCATCGGGATCATTGCACCGGTGCCCATTTGGCTGCTATGTCGTCGGTACCCGCACAACACTTTCCTCAAAAGCATCAATATTCCACTCATCTTCGCTGGCGCCGGTGGACTCCTCCCAGCACGATCTGTAAACTTTGTCATGTGGGGACTCGTAGGCATCATATTCAACCACTTCATATACAAACGATACAAGGCATGGTGGATGAGGCACACCTACGTGCTCGCTGCAGGGATTGATGCCGGTGTCGCATTCATGGGAGTGCTCACATTCATATCGCTAGGCTACTTTGACATATATGGGGTGAGGTGGTGGGGTGGTGTTGCCGATGACCACTGTCCTTTGGCGTCATGCCCAACGGCACCAGGAGTAATAGCCAAGGGATGCCCAATTGTCAAGTGA